A genomic stretch from Scheffersomyces stipitis CBS 6054 chromosome 6, complete sequence includes:
- the APE2.2 gene encoding alanine/arginine aminopeptidase (go_function membrane alanyl aminopeptidase activity~go_process proteolysis and peptidolysis) yields the protein MCRHSSSDSSSVVPADREVLPTNVKPLHYDLTLEPIFSTFKFNGQETIDFHVNEDTDYITLNSLEIEIQEAIINGSAVSDISFNVDKQTVTFKLPQPLAQGSNAKLALKFTGDLNNKMAGFYRSSYQENGETKYLATTQMEPTDCRRAFPSYDEPSAKAKFTISLIAEKSLVALSNMDEASTVELADNKKKVTFNTTPLMSTYLVAFIVGDLKYVENNDYRVPIKVWATPGSEHLGQYSADIAAKTLSFFDKKFDIPYPLPKCDMVAIHDFSAGAMENFGLITYRTIDLLLDPSNTNIVTKQRVTEVVMHELAHQWFGNLVTMDFWDGLWLNEGFATWMSWYACDSLYPDWKVWESYVSDSLQHALTLDALRASHPIEVPVKRADEINQIFDAISYSKGSSLLKMISRWLGEDVFIKGVSNYLKKHKWGNTKTSDLWEALSDVSGQDVVKVMDIWTKNVGFPIVHVEEAGSDIKVTQHRFLATGDVKPEEDSILYPVFLGLKTSSGLDETAVLDSRSTTLTLPTSDGFFKINGDQAGIYRTAYTSSRWIKLGQAGVEGKLSVEDRVGLVADAGSLASSGFIETTSFLNLIKSWSKESNFVVWDQILSDIGSVKSAFIFEAEEFKDALNLFTVDLISEKLKSIGWEFSDNDSFADQQLKGSLFASAANAGHAEVIDFSQKSFAAYVAGDKKAINPNLRATIFNVVAKLGDEHTFEQLLNIYKNPQSNEEKIAALRSFGRFTKPEILDKVTALLLQTDIVKQQDIYIPMQGLRAHKLGVEKLWAWLTENWDKVYEILPPGLSMLGSVVTIATSGFTKKEQRDAVEKFFATKNTKGFDQGLARSLDIIASKGNWASRDGQVISEWLSENGYSK from the coding sequence ATGTGTCGCCATTCGTCCTCCGACTCGTCGCTGGTTGTTCCTGCTGACAGAGAAGTGTTACCAACCAACGTTAAGCCTCTCCACTACGACTTGACCTTAGAACCAATCTTCTCCACCTTCAAGTTTAATGGTCAAGAAACAATTGATTTCCATGTGAACGAAGACACCGACTACATCACATTGAACTCGTTGGAAATCGAAATCCAAGAAGCAATTATCAACGGCTCGGCTGTATCTGACATTTCCTTCAATGTAGACAAACAGACTGTTACCTTCAAGTTGCCACAGCCATTGGCTCAGGGAAGCAACGCCAAATTAGCCCTCAAGTTCACCGGtgacttgaacaacaagatggCTGGTTTCTACCGTTCCTCTTACCAAGAAAACGGGGAAACAAAGTACTTGGCTACCACCCAGATGGAGCCTACCGACTGTAGAAGAGCTTTCCCATCGTATGATGAACCTTCTGCTAAAGCCAAGTTCACAATTTCGCTCATTGCCGAAAAGAGCTTGGTAGCCTTGTCCAACATGGACGAAGCCTCCACAGTAGAATTGGctgacaacaagaagaaggtcaCTTTCAACACCACACCCTTGATGTCTACCTACTTGGTAGCTTTCATTGTAGGAGACTTGAAATATGTAGAGAACAACGACTACAGAGTCCCCATCAAGGTTTGGGCAACTCCTGGCTCAGAGCACTTGGGTCAGTACTCGGCTGATATCGCTGCTAAGACTTTGAGCTTCTTtgacaagaagttcgaCATCCCATACCCTTTGCCCAAATGTGACATGGTGGCTATTCACGATTTCTCTGCTGGTGCCATGGAGAACTTTGGTTTGATCACATACAGAACCATCGACTTATTATTGGACCCACTGAACACCAACATTGTAACGAAGCAGAGAGTCACTGAAGTCGTGATGCACGAGTTGGCCCATCAGTGGTTTGGTAACTTGGTCACCATGGATTTCTGGGATGGCTTGTGGTTGAACGAAGGTTTCGCTACGTGGATGTCGTGGTACGCCTGTGACTCGTTGTACCCTGACTGGAAAGTCTGGGAATCGTATGTTTCAGACTCGTTGCAACACGCTTTGACGTTGGATGCTTTGAGAGCTTCTCACCCAATCGAAGTACCTGTAAAGAGAGCTGATGAGATCAACCAGATCTTTGACGCCATTTCCTATTCAAAGGGCTcttcattgttgaagatgatctCCAGATGGTTGGGCGAAGACGTCTTCATCAAGGGTGTATCCAACTACTTGAAAAAGCACAAGTGGGGAAATACCAAGACTTCTGACTTATGGGAAGCCTTGAGCGATGTATCTGGCCAGGACGTAGTCAAGGTCATGGACATCTGGACCAAGAATGTCGGTTTCCCTATCGTTcacgttgaagaagctggtTCTGACATCAAAGTCACCCAACACCGTTTCTTGGCTACTGGAGATGTCAAGCCCGAAGAGGACTCTATCTTGTACCCAGTGTTTTTAGGGTTGAAGACTTCTTCCGGACTCGACGAGACTGCTGTCTTGGACTCTAGATCGACTACTCTTACCCTTCCTACTTCTGatggcttcttcaagatcaacggAGACCAAGCTGGTATCTACCGTACTGCCTACACCTCGTCTCGTTGGATTAAGTTGGGTCAAGCTGGTGTTGAAGGCAAACTCTCTGTTGAAGATCGTGTTGGTTTAGTTGCCGATGCTGGTTccttggcttcttctggtttcaTTGAAACCACcagtttcttgaacttgatcaaatccTGGAGTAAGGAGTCCAACTTCGTCGTCTGGGATCAAATATTGTCTGACATCGGCTCTGTCAAGAGTGCTTTCATCTTTGAAGCCGAAGAATTCAAGGATgccttgaacttgttcacCGTTGACTTGATCAgcgaaaagttgaaatctATCGGCTGGGAATTCTCGGACAACGATTCTTTCGCTGACCAACAGTTGAAGGGTTCCTTATTTGCTTCTGCTGCAAACGCTGGCCATGCCGAAGTCATTGACTTCTCACAGAAGTCCTTTGCTGCTTACGTTGCTGGTGACAAAAAGGCTATCAATCCAAACTTGAGAGCTACCATCTTTAATGTCGTAGCTAAGTTAGGTGATGAACACACGTTTGAACAGTTATTGAACATCTACAAGAACCCACAgagcaacgaagaaaagattgcTGCTTTGAGATCCTTCGGTAGATTCACTAAACCAGAAATCTTGGACAAGGTCACCGCATTGCTTTTGCAAACTGACATCGTCAAGCAACAAGATATCTACATTCCAATGCAAGGCTTGAGAGCACACAAACTAGGCGTTGAGAAGTTGTGGGCTTGGTTGACTGAAAACTGGGACAAGGTCTACGAAATCTTGCCTCCAGGATTGTCGATGTTGGGTTCTGTGGTCACTATTGCTACTTCTGGTTTCACCAAGAAGGAACAAAGGGATGCAGTTGAAAAGTTCTTTGCTACCAAGAACACCAAGGGGTTCGATCAGGGTCTTGCTAGATCCTTGGACATCATTGCTTCCAAGGGCAATTGGGCCAGCCGTGATGGTCAAGTTATTTCAGAATGGTTGTCTGAAAACGGCTACTCCAAGTAA
- the ESS1.1 gene encoding Peptidyl-prolyl cis-trans isomerase (go_function isomerase activity), which yields MSKTATGLPPGWAIRVSRTHNKEYFLNQATSESTWEAPFGSDDAKLAEYLKHFRANGNKPVVQDDGKVRVSHLLIKNVQSRKPRSWKSPDGITLSRDEAISILKKHQARILNGEIKLSELAETESDCSSHSQGGDLGFFGKGQMQPKFEEAAYGLNVGEISDIIETDSGVHILQRTG from the coding sequence ATGTCCAAGACTGCTACTGGATTACCACCTGGATGGGCCATTCGTGTTTCTCGTACGCACAACAAAGAATATTTCTTAAACCAAGCTACGTCTGAATCTACTTGGGAAGCACCATTTGGAAGTGATGATGCTAAGTTGGCTGAATATTTGAAGCATTTCAGAGCCAATGGCAACAAGCCTGTTGTTCAGGACGACGGCAAGGTGCGTGTATCTCATTTATTGATAAAGAATGTTCAATCCAGAAAGCCCAGATCGTGGAAGTCGCCTGATGGTATTACCTTGAGTCGCGACGAAGCCATtctgatcttgaagaagcacCAAGCTAGAATCTTGAATGGTGAGATCAAGTTGAGTGAATTGGCCGAGACTGAAAGCGACTGTTCTTCGCATTCACAAGGTGGAGACTTGGGATTCTTTGGCAAGGGCCAGATGCAACCTAAGTTCGAAGAGGCTGCCTACGGCTTGAATGTTGGTGAAATCAGTGACATTATTGAGACCGACTCTGGAGTACATATTTTACAGAGAACGGGATGA
- the ESS1.2 gene encoding peptidylprolyl cis/trans isomerase (go_function isomerase activity), with amino-acid sequence MSKTSTGLPPGWAIKLSRTHKTEYYLNQTTNESSWVPPFGTDTAVLNEYVEKYRANGHKPVIREDGKVRVSHLLIKHNQSRRPRSWKSPDGITTTRDEAIQKLKQLQAKILNGEKLSELAESESDDSSHSTGGDLGFFGKGQMQPAFEEAAFGLNVGEISDIVETDSGLHLLERTG; translated from the coding sequence ATGTCCAAGACTAGCACCGGTTTGCCTCCTGGCTGGGCGATAAAGCTCTCTCGCACACACAAGACCGAGTATTATTTGAATCAGACCACGAACGAATCTTCTTGGGTACCTCCTTTTGGAACTGATACCGCAGTACTAAATGAATATGTAGAAAAGTATAGAGCCAATGGTCACAAACCAGTGATTCGGGAGGATGGGAAGGTCAGAGTATCGCATTTGTTGATCAAGCACAATCAAAGTAGAAGGCCGCGGTCGTGGAAGTCGCCAGACGGTATAACAACTACCAGGGACGAGGCAATccagaaattgaaacaacTACAAGCAAAGATATTGAATGGAGAAAAGCTTAGTGAGTTAGCAGAAAGTGAGAGTGACGATTCGTCACATTCAACCGGTGGAGATTTGGGTTTTTTTGGCAAGGGTCAGATGCAACCTGCGTTTGAAGAGGCAGCTTTTGGGTTGAATGTAGGTGAGATCAGCGATATTGTCGAGACTGATAGTGGACTTCATTTGTTAGAGAGAACTGGATAG